One window from the genome of uncultured Cohaesibacter sp. encodes:
- a CDS encoding 2-dehydro-3-deoxy-6-phosphogalactonate aldolase, whose product MMDFATAKAQLPLVAILRGIQPDESIAIVKALIEAGFTLIEVPLNSPDALVSIDKLSRTYSDRACFGAGTVLTPQDVKAVKVAGGSLIVSPNLNEEVAREAATQQMTYLPGVVTPSEAFRAIELGAAGLKFFPAEMISPAILKAMTAVLPKHVPLFPVGGITPDAMGAYWKAGATGFGLGSSLYKPGQSVGDVTRSALAFREAISKLMA is encoded by the coding sequence ATGATGGATTTTGCAACAGCAAAAGCACAGCTTCCACTGGTCGCCATTCTGCGGGGTATCCAACCGGATGAAAGTATAGCCATCGTCAAGGCCCTGATCGAGGCGGGCTTCACCCTCATCGAAGTGCCTCTTAACTCTCCGGATGCGCTGGTGAGCATCGATAAGCTCTCACGCACCTACTCTGACCGTGCCTGCTTCGGAGCGGGCACGGTGCTGACCCCGCAGGACGTGAAAGCCGTGAAAGTCGCTGGCGGTTCGCTCATCGTCTCGCCCAACCTCAATGAGGAGGTAGCCAGGGAAGCGGCTACGCAACAGATGACCTATTTGCCGGGCGTCGTCACGCCCAGCGAAGCATTCAGGGCGATCGAACTCGGTGCAGCAGGTCTGAAATTCTTCCCTGCCGAAATGATCTCGCCTGCGATCTTGAAGGCCATGACGGCTGTTCTACCAAAGCATGTCCCGCTCTTCCCAGTTGGCGGCATCACCCCTGACGCCATGGGTGCCTATTGGAAGGCCGGCGCAACGGGCTTCGGACTGGGCTCCAGCCTTTACAAACCCGGGCAAAGCGTTGGTGATGTTACTAGGTCTGCTCTCGCATTCAGGGAGGCAATATCCAAACTGATGGCTTGA
- a CDS encoding 2-dehydro-3-deoxygalactonokinase: MTPVLIGIDWGTTSFRATLLSETGDALDRTSGPNGILAVENNNFEDCLLGYIADWNSQYGLLPLVASGMITSRNGWVETPYLLAPSGISQFAKALHQHTMSNGQTIHFITGLTVENNGIPDVMRGEETELIGQLATQSQPFDLYIMPGTHSKRVTISDGSITGFQTFMTGEIFSALKEHTILGKLMNGSEPDRNAFLQGVRTRSSSSDTLLHELFSARTLPLFEKMEQTSVASYLSGLLIGEEVKTVLTGQSSSRICIIGRGDLAELYATAYAALGHPVEMAKPGSAVRGQFEIAKEGGLLS; encoded by the coding sequence ATGACCCCTGTATTGATCGGCATCGATTGGGGCACGACATCCTTCCGTGCGACCCTGTTGTCTGAAACCGGAGATGCACTCGACCGAACATCCGGCCCAAATGGGATTCTTGCCGTAGAGAACAACAATTTCGAAGACTGCCTGCTTGGCTATATCGCCGACTGGAACAGCCAGTATGGGCTGTTGCCGCTGGTCGCATCCGGCATGATCACCAGCAGGAACGGATGGGTGGAAACGCCCTATCTTCTGGCTCCTTCAGGCATCAGCCAATTTGCCAAGGCACTGCATCAACACACGATGTCAAACGGGCAGACCATCCATTTCATCACAGGACTGACCGTCGAAAACAACGGAATTCCTGACGTAATGCGCGGAGAGGAAACGGAGTTGATCGGGCAGCTGGCGACCCAGAGCCAACCCTTTGATCTCTATATCATGCCGGGCACACACTCCAAGCGCGTCACAATCTCGGATGGCTCCATCACCGGATTTCAGACCTTCATGACCGGAGAGATTTTCTCAGCGCTCAAGGAACACACTATTCTGGGCAAACTGATGAACGGTTCCGAACCGGACCGGAATGCCTTTCTTCAAGGAGTGAGAACAAGGAGCTCCTCCTCCGACACACTACTGCACGAATTGTTCTCCGCCCGAACGCTTCCCCTGTTTGAAAAGATGGAACAGACATCCGTCGCCTCCTACCTGTCGGGTTTGCTGATTGGAGAGGAAGTCAAAACCGTACTCACCGGCCAGTCATCCAGCCGCATTTGCATCATCGGTCGCGGCGATCTGGCAGAACTCTACGCGACGGCCTATGCCGCGCTCGGGCACCCCGTCGAAATGGCAAAGCCAGGAAGTGCCGTTCGCGGCCAGTTTGAAATCGCAAAAGAAGGAGGCTTGCTATCATGA
- a CDS encoding RraA family protein, protein MLKVFNEFERNPDLLAQFDEVIKCYSATAVFADVQYRTGVMDSGIKPAFRAKVCGQAITVQLSKGDLVDPLKALEMGQPGDVIVVDAGGDKNTSVCGGLMGGLAKNRGIRAMIVDGAGRDTDELEDINWPIWTRAITPRGTHTMFSGRKEELSINVPIQCGGVVVNPGDFIVADLMGVTVIPLEKAEQVIKEAKEQAEREEETRKWVAQGKTVEDLLKEFGRI, encoded by the coding sequence ATGCTCAAAGTATTCAACGAGTTTGAACGGAACCCTGACCTTCTCGCCCAGTTCGACGAAGTCATCAAATGCTACTCTGCAACGGCCGTCTTCGCTGACGTGCAATATCGCACGGGCGTGATGGACAGTGGCATCAAGCCTGCCTTCCGCGCCAAGGTTTGCGGTCAGGCAATCACCGTACAGCTGTCAAAAGGTGATCTGGTCGACCCCCTCAAAGCACTGGAAATGGGGCAGCCCGGCGACGTGATCGTCGTTGACGCCGGTGGTGATAAGAACACCTCGGTTTGCGGTGGCCTCATGGGTGGCCTTGCAAAGAACCGCGGCATTCGGGCGATGATCGTAGATGGCGCCGGTCGCGACACCGACGAGTTGGAAGATATCAACTGGCCGATCTGGACCCGCGCCATCACACCACGCGGGACTCACACCATGTTTTCCGGTCGCAAGGAAGAGCTTTCCATCAACGTCCCGATCCAGTGTGGTGGTGTGGTGGTCAATCCCGGTGACTTCATCGTCGCCGATCTGATGGGCGTTACCGTGATCCCCCTCGAGAAGGCCGAACAAGTAATCAAGGAAGCCAAGGAACAGGCTGAGCGTGAAGAAGAAACCCGCAAGTGGGTCGCTCAGGGCAAGACCGTCGAAGATCTGCTCAAGGAATTCGGACGCATCTGA